A single Parabacteroides timonensis DNA region contains:
- a CDS encoding phage integrase SAM-like domain-containing protein gives MYWIRTLSSENTKFNYLTTRSSLMKYINYSVLNINKITLIFLNNYTSYLQNGKMSPASVYIYMTNFKASINKIRAKYNNLEIGVVVIPYNLFERYKMPPLPISKKRALPSELIKAIANIPDDPYYNDPPRSLINFIRDMFMLSFYTRGTNTITNYAFLNIVLMTQSSCICEERGNKIWVGKFDESKKEQVDEWYCKV, from the coding sequence TTGTATTGGATACGAACGTTATCTAGCGAAAATACAAAATTTAATTATCTAACAACTCGTTCATCATTAATGAAATATATTAATTATAGTGTTTTGAATATCAATAAAATAACGCTAATTTTTCTAAATAATTACACTTCTTATTTACAAAATGGAAAGATGTCTCCAGCATCTGTATATATTTATATGACTAATTTTAAAGCTTCTATAAATAAAATAAGAGCTAAATATAATAACCTTGAAATAGGAGTAGTCGTAATTCCATATAATCTATTTGAGAGATATAAGATGCCTCCTTTGCCAATATCAAAGAAAAGAGCTTTACCTTCTGAATTGATTAAAGCAATAGCCAATATACCTGATGATCCATATTATAATGACCCACCAAGAAGTCTTATAAATTTCATCAGAGACATGTTTATGCTATCTTTCTATACGAGAGGTACAAACACTATAACAAACTACGCTTTTCTGAATATCGTCCTGATGACTCAAAGTTCTTGTATATGTGAGGAAAGAGGTAACAAAATATGGGTCGGAAAGTTTGATGAATCGAAAAAAGAGCAGGTTGATGAGTGGTATTGTAAAGTATGA
- a CDS encoding radical SAM protein — protein sequence MEEIVSHMTSSKVMPVSEKSLQAISWLEAKPVIDTLKWFPNISRFCDLVILPNFKCNFHCSYCYSAMGRSNKEITYESIKSAIDYCIEKAQEIKRKYIRITFLGGGEPLLSWELVQQCMKYIKNRSNECHIKIKIGITTNGSLITSTIIDILKSYNCSVNISFDILPEIQNQQRGQFKKVHTNILLLNNKGISPSLRSTITKQNVHLMEQMVEFVHSHYPHVRKLHFEPVTDEETTISFYNDFISNFFQAKHKCHQYEIELICSISKSFENMRMRFCSGELCLTPNAHFTICHRASSPNESLYESSEYGWIENGKVKLDMDKASQLISQTSILNPRCQNCFARWHCGGGCYFQQEMFTEKQKISYCHFVRSFIKLLLFEFINGKPYNAPNQLIKKEMQTQFFDDCIG from the coding sequence ATGGAAGAAATAGTAAGCCATATGACCTCTTCAAAAGTAATGCCAGTTTCTGAAAAAAGCCTGCAAGCGATATCTTGGCTGGAAGCCAAGCCTGTTATAGATACATTGAAATGGTTTCCAAACATTTCAAGATTTTGTGATTTGGTAATATTACCTAATTTCAAATGTAACTTTCACTGTAGTTATTGTTATTCAGCGATGGGACGTTCAAATAAAGAAATCACTTATGAAAGTATTAAATCGGCTATAGATTATTGCATTGAAAAGGCACAAGAGATTAAAAGAAAATATATACGCATAACTTTTCTTGGAGGTGGAGAACCTTTATTATCTTGGGAGTTAGTACAACAATGCATGAAATATATAAAAAATAGATCCAACGAGTGCCATATAAAAATCAAAATAGGCATAACAACAAATGGTTCTTTAATAACATCAACTATTATAGATATATTAAAATCATATAATTGTTCTGTCAATATTTCTTTCGATATTTTGCCGGAAATACAGAATCAACAACGAGGACAATTCAAAAAAGTACATACTAATATCTTATTACTTAATAATAAAGGAATATCTCCTAGTTTACGTTCTACCATAACTAAACAAAATGTACATTTAATGGAGCAAATGGTTGAATTTGTGCATTCACATTATCCTCATGTCCGAAAATTACATTTTGAACCAGTAACAGATGAAGAGACAACTATTTCCTTTTATAATGATTTTATTTCTAATTTTTTTCAGGCTAAGCACAAATGCCATCAATATGAAATAGAATTAATATGTTCAATAAGTAAAAGCTTTGAAAATATGCGTATGCGTTTTTGCAGTGGAGAATTATGCTTAACACCGAATGCACATTTTACGATTTGCCATCGAGCATCCTCTCCTAATGAGAGTTTGTATGAATCCAGTGAATATGGATGGATTGAAAACGGTAAAGTAAAATTAGACATGGATAAAGCAAGTCAACTCATTTCTCAAACATCTATTTTAAACCCACGTTGCCAAAATTGCTTTGCACGTTGGCACTGTGGAGGAGGATGCTACTTCCAACAAGAAATGTTTACTGAAAAGCAAAAAATATCATACTGTCATTTTGTACGTAGTTTTATTAAGTTATTACTTTTCGAATTTATAAATGGGAAGCCATATAATGCCCCTAATCAATTGATAAAAAAAGAAATGCAAACTCAATTTTTTGATGATTGCATTGGATAA
- a CDS encoding beta-N-acetylhexosaminidase, translating to MIFSTKKLKLVSLFLLTAACSFGQSNTSALLPLPNHIEQVTGKKNFTITPQTTVKTNLPKQAFCLFELQRILRNRVGQPAIMGGFTASGNSLIELSTDPGIKGKEHYILDISENKVSIKGATQDALFYGLKTLDQILLGDVCNTANKQIAPIRIDDEPRFGYRALMLDPARHFLPVEDVKFYIDQMAKYKYNVLQLHLTDDQGWRVEIKKHPGLTETGAFRNPQTGPNGPDNGYYTQQQLKDLIQYAADRNVEIIPELDIPGHTVAVLATYPELGCTHTDTIQKIMGKTVDLMLCANNDKVYTVYDDVIKEIAELFPSSKIHLGGDEAVIEKNWTKCDRCQSLMKQLGYTKESQLMNYFFDKILASVRKYGKEPVLWCELDNIRMPANEYLFDYPKDATLITWRAGLTPKCIELTAKHGNSLIMAPGEYTYLDYPQFKGDLPEFNNWGMPVTTLETCYQFDPGYGLPTAQQAHILGISGTLWGEAIKDINRVTYMTYPRGLALAEAGWTQMEYRSWDSFKERMYPNLMNLMKQGVSIRVPFEIVPR from the coding sequence ATGATCTTTAGTACTAAAAAACTCAAACTCGTATCTCTGTTTCTATTAACAGCGGCCTGCTCATTCGGGCAAAGTAACACATCCGCATTATTGCCTTTGCCCAATCACATCGAACAGGTTACAGGCAAGAAAAATTTCACTATCACTCCGCAGACAACCGTAAAAACAAATTTACCGAAACAGGCTTTTTGTTTGTTCGAGTTGCAGCGTATATTAAGGAATAGAGTTGGCCAACCAGCGATTATGGGAGGTTTTACCGCCAGTGGAAACTCCCTGATCGAATTATCGACAGACCCCGGAATAAAAGGGAAAGAACATTATATTCTCGATATATCGGAGAATAAAGTCTCCATCAAAGGAGCCACACAAGATGCTCTCTTCTACGGATTAAAGACGTTGGATCAAATATTATTGGGAGATGTTTGTAACACGGCAAATAAACAGATCGCCCCCATTCGTATCGACGACGAACCTCGTTTCGGCTACCGTGCCCTTATGCTCGATCCGGCCCGTCACTTCCTTCCTGTCGAAGATGTAAAATTCTACATCGATCAGATGGCTAAATACAAATATAATGTACTGCAACTTCACCTGACAGATGATCAGGGTTGGCGTGTCGAAATAAAGAAGCATCCGGGATTGACTGAAACCGGTGCCTTCCGTAATCCCCAAACCGGACCTAACGGACCGGATAACGGCTATTATACCCAGCAACAACTGAAAGACCTTATCCAATATGCAGCCGACAGGAACGTAGAGATCATCCCGGAACTGGATATACCAGGACATACGGTTGCCGTACTGGCCACTTATCCGGAACTCGGCTGTACCCATACCGATACGATTCAAAAAATCATGGGTAAGACGGTCGACCTGATGCTTTGTGCCAATAACGACAAGGTATATACCGTATACGACGATGTCATCAAAGAGATAGCCGAACTTTTCCCTTCCTCCAAAATACACCTGGGAGGCGACGAAGCCGTTATCGAAAAGAACTGGACGAAATGCGACCGTTGTCAGTCATTAATGAAGCAGTTAGGCTATACCAAGGAATCGCAGTTGATGAATTATTTCTTCGATAAGATACTGGCCTCTGTCCGCAAATACGGAAAAGAACCGGTTTTATGGTGCGAGTTGGACAATATCCGTATGCCGGCCAATGAATATCTGTTTGACTATCCCAAAGATGCCACACTGATAACCTGGCGTGCCGGACTTACTCCTAAATGTATTGAACTGACAGCCAAACACGGCAACTCGCTAATCATGGCTCCGGGTGAATACACCTACCTGGATTATCCTCAGTTCAAAGGCGACCTTCCGGAATTTAATAATTGGGGAATGCCTGTTACCACACTGGAAACCTGTTATCAATTCGATCCGGGTTACGGACTTCCGACAGCACAACAGGCACATATCCTGGGTATCTCCGGCACATTATGGGGAGAAGCGATAAAAGATATCAACCGGGTAACCTATATGACTTATCCGCGCGGGCTGGCTCTGGCAGAAGCCGGATGGACGCAAATGGAGTATCGCAGCTGGGATTCGTTCAAAGAACGGATGTACCCCAATTTGATGAATCTGATGAAACAGGGCGTATCAATCAGGGTTCCTTTTGAAATCGTACCCAGATAA
- a CDS encoding outer membrane beta-barrel family protein, which produces MKRILYYMMFLLVTGNGMLIAQNTIHGKVTDMDNVPVDGVAVVLQTLDSVYVDAVVTDSLGQFNLNRAADQAYRLLFQHLLYEPFQQEISQADAGTIRLTAKDYELDGVVVKAERPKVKVENGALKYDVPQLMKDKSVSNAFEVVKQLPGIIGGSDEIQLLGAGAPQIVLNGQLTTMSLDQLITLLKSVPSSRVKNVEVMYNAPAKYNIRGALINVVLDSGVTDGTALQGEVGADYLQKHYAAGKAHANLLYTTSNLNIDFLMTGGKGRGFVGEDIMARHTLKDKVTEINQTGRGNSNIMNGDMRLGMDYTFKNKDKLSATYYLGGSNTKTHRSAETSFLTPEQSFSTDQRFSSTNGDDDATLHNVRFQYDSHSGLMAGVDFTKYRSPSFQHFLEKRDEETLTDMNNNSRQNISQWALFANHTHTFATGWTLNYGVHGGYTSSKTYNDYLYNKGNGYELDPESLENNLQKEYTGNVFLEASKNFGDHFSATVSVKGEYFKSDYTSNGKKSTLWNDWTFFPNASLTYTFTPQHIMQLNVNSDKTYPSYWDITPQSTPMNSYSEIVGNPALKPYCSYEGQLLYIFKQKYTFMVFAQYEPDYFAQLPYQSSTELKNVFRYENMDYNLTAGIGAVIPFRIGEFMNSQFTAQGIRMRQKLDHFNDISFDNSKYLGQFFLNNTFTLSKSRPNLKLDLNGYYITGAVQGIYDLGSVYNVSAGLKWQFANDKATVLLKCDNIFRSNLPKKVEINQANQYSRLTKIDDTRCVTVSFIWKFGGYKSKQHDKVDTSRFGK; this is translated from the coding sequence ATGAAACGAATACTTTACTACATGATGTTTTTGCTGGTTACTGGTAATGGGATGTTGATCGCTCAAAATACGATTCACGGAAAGGTAACCGATATGGATAATGTTCCGGTAGATGGCGTAGCTGTCGTACTTCAGACATTGGATTCTGTTTATGTAGATGCTGTGGTGACCGATAGTCTTGGACAGTTTAACCTGAATCGGGCAGCAGATCAGGCTTACCGGCTTCTTTTCCAACATCTCTTATACGAACCTTTCCAGCAGGAGATTTCACAGGCGGATGCCGGAACAATTCGTTTGACAGCTAAAGATTATGAGCTGGACGGAGTGGTGGTAAAAGCCGAACGCCCGAAGGTCAAAGTGGAGAATGGCGCATTGAAATACGATGTTCCGCAACTGATGAAAGATAAATCAGTCAGTAATGCTTTTGAAGTCGTGAAGCAATTGCCCGGAATTATCGGAGGATCCGACGAGATACAATTGTTGGGAGCCGGGGCGCCACAGATTGTTTTGAACGGACAACTTACAACTATGTCGCTCGACCAGCTTATCACACTTCTGAAGAGTGTTCCCTCTTCACGGGTAAAGAATGTGGAAGTGATGTATAATGCTCCGGCTAAATACAATATCCGGGGAGCTTTGATTAACGTCGTGCTGGATAGCGGAGTTACTGACGGTACCGCCTTGCAGGGTGAAGTAGGAGCTGATTATCTTCAGAAGCATTACGCTGCAGGTAAGGCGCATGCTAATTTGTTATACACCACTTCGAATCTGAATATCGATTTCCTGATGACCGGAGGTAAAGGACGTGGGTTTGTGGGGGAGGATATCATGGCCCGTCATACGCTTAAAGATAAAGTGACTGAGATCAACCAGACCGGACGTGGAAACAGTAATATTATGAATGGAGATATGCGGTTGGGCATGGACTATACATTTAAAAATAAAGATAAACTCTCTGCTACTTATTATCTGGGAGGTAGCAATACCAAAACACATCGTTCTGCAGAAACGTCTTTTCTGACTCCGGAGCAGTCGTTTTCTACCGATCAGCGTTTCAGTAGTACGAATGGGGATGACGATGCGACATTGCATAATGTTCGTTTTCAATACGACAGTCATAGCGGTTTAATGGCAGGGGTTGATTTTACTAAGTATCGTTCGCCTTCTTTCCAACATTTCCTGGAAAAACGTGATGAGGAAACATTGACGGATATGAATAATAATTCCCGTCAAAATATTTCACAATGGGCACTATTTGCCAACCATACACACACTTTTGCTACCGGGTGGACACTGAATTACGGTGTCCACGGTGGCTACACCTCTTCCAAAACGTATAATGATTATCTATATAATAAAGGTAATGGGTATGAACTTGATCCGGAATCGCTTGAAAATAATTTACAGAAAGAATATACCGGGAATGTCTTTCTGGAAGCGTCTAAAAATTTTGGAGATCATTTCTCTGCAACTGTATCTGTAAAAGGGGAGTATTTTAAATCGGATTATACTTCGAATGGAAAGAAGTCGACTCTTTGGAATGACTGGACTTTCTTCCCGAATGCATCGTTAACCTATACATTTACTCCACAGCATATAATGCAACTGAATGTGAACAGCGATAAAACCTATCCTTCTTACTGGGATATAACGCCACAGTCTACACCTATGAATTCTTATTCGGAAATTGTAGGAAATCCGGCTCTGAAACCCTATTGTTCATATGAAGGACAGTTACTTTATATTTTTAAACAGAAGTATACCTTTATGGTTTTCGCGCAGTACGAACCGGATTACTTTGCCCAGTTGCCATATCAAAGTTCTACGGAGCTGAAAAATGTGTTCCGTTATGAGAATATGGATTATAATTTAACGGCAGGAATAGGGGCTGTTATTCCGTTCCGTATTGGTGAGTTCATGAATAGCCAGTTTACGGCACAGGGAATCAGGATGCGTCAGAAACTGGATCATTTCAATGATATTTCTTTTGATAACAGTAAATATCTGGGACAATTCTTTCTGAATAATACGTTCACGCTATCCAAATCGCGTCCGAACCTGAAGCTGGATTTGAATGGTTATTATATAACAGGTGCAGTGCAGGGTATTTACGACCTGGGTTCCGTATATAATGTTTCAGCCGGTTTGAAATGGCAGTTTGCTAATGATAAAGCGACGGTTCTCTTGAAGTGCGATAATATCTTCCGAAGCAATCTTCCGAAAAAGGTAGAGATCAATCAGGCAAACCAATATAGCCGTTTGACGAAGATTGACGATACACGTTGTGTGACGGTTTCCTTTATCTGGAAGTTCGGTGGTTATAAGAGCAAACAACATGATAAGGTAGATACTTCCCGGTTTGGAAAATAA